Proteins encoded within one genomic window of Setaria italica strain Yugu1 chromosome IV, Setaria_italica_v2.0, whole genome shotgun sequence:
- the LOC101772138 gene encoding probable galactinol--sucrose galactosyltransferase 6 produces MSAMARRLRSSCTRAVASSAFPASPSPSSSLPRRIYTLPPRPLLLASSSSPRPLPLPPAVPPRYSFVRTLAATKGPSPAPPSDVVSPSEQPRSKRQGEEMTIASKVKLAGGTLSVCGRTVLSGVPDAVVASSAAAGGAVDGVFIGADFAEPAARHVISLGALRGVRFMACFRFKLWWMAQRMGGRGGDVPLETQFLLVESRGAGADGGEGAPAYVVFLPLVEGAFRASLQGGAGDALELCVESGDADTRAASFDRALFVGAAESDPFAAIAGAVAAAKSALKTFRVRAEKKLPGIVDYFGWCTWDAFYQDVTQEGVEAGLRSLIAGGAPPKFVIIDDGWQSVGTDHSASDEPAGGDEPPRLSRLTGIKENSKFQNADDPAAGIKTVVRAAKEQYGLKYVYVWHAITGYWGGVRPGAAGTEHYRSNLQFPKVSPGVMENEPGMKTDVLTLQGLGLVHPRAVYRFYDELHAYLADAGVDGVKVDVQCVLETLGAGHGGRVQLTRQYHQALDASIAKNFPENGIIACMSHNTDALYCSKQTAVVRASDDFYPRDPVSHTIHIASVAYNSVFLGEFMLPDWDMFHSLHRAGDYHGSARAISGGPVYVSDAPGKHNFELLKKIVLPDGSILRARLPGRPTKDCLFTDPARDGISLLKIWNMNKFTGVLGVYNCQGAAWSSVEKKNIFHQTGTEALTCSVKGSDVHHISEASTDPEWNGDCAVYRHASGDLVVLPNGAALPISLKVLEHDILTVSPIKDLAPGFRFAPIGLVDMFNSGGAVEGLTYHLLDGAKLVDGNGSTSGSEAVGLVCMEVRGCGRFGAYSSVRPRKCMMGSSELEFSYDSSSGLLTLQLEDMPKERVHKIVVEL; encoded by the exons atgtccGCGATGGCGCGCAGGCTGAGATCCAGCTGCACCAGGGCCGTCGCCTCCTCGGCGTTCCCTGCTTCCCCTTCCCCCTCATCTTCTCTGCCGCGCCGTATATATACCCTCCCTCCCCGCCCGCTGCTCctcgcatcctcctcctccccgcgcccactccctctccctccggcCGTCCCTCCTCG GTACTCCTTTGTTAGGACTCTCGCGGCGACCAAGGGgccttcgccggcgccgccgagcgaCGTCGTCTCGCCGTCCGAGCAGCCGCGGAGTAAGAGGCAGGGGGAGGAGATGACGATCGCCTCCAAAGTCAAGCTCGCTGGCGGCACGCTGTCGGTCTGCGGGCGCACGGTGCTGTCCGGCGTTCCCGACGCGGTGGtggcgtcgtcggccgcggcggggggAGCGGTCGACGGGGTCTTCATCGGCGCCGACTTCGCGGAGCCGGCCGCCCGGCACGTCATCTCCCTCGGCGCCCTCAG AGGCGTTCGGTTCATGGCGTGCTTCCGGTTCAAGCTCTGGTGGATGGCGCAGCGGATGGGGGGGAGAGGCGGCGACGTCCCGCTCGAGACGCAGTTCCTGCTCGTCGAGTCcaggggcgccggcgccgacggcgggGAGGGCGCGCCGGCGTACGTCGTGTTCCTCCCGCTCGTGGAGGGCGCGTTCCGGGCCAGCCTtcagggcggcgcgggcgacgcgCTGGAGCTCTGCGTCGAGAGCGGGGATGCCGACACGCGCGCGGCGTCCTTCGACCGCGCGCTCTTCGTAGGCGCCGCGGAGTCCGACCCattcgccgccatcgccggcgccgtcgccgcggccaaGTCCGCGCTCAAGACGTTCCGGGTCCGCGCCGAGAAGAAGCTCCCGGGCATCGTCGACTACTTCGGTTGGTGCACCTGGGACGCCTTCTACCAGGACGTCACGCAGGAGGGCGTCGAGGCCGGGCTCCGCAGCCtcatcgccggcggcgcgccgcccaagTTCGTCATCATCGACGACGGCTGGCAGTCCGTCGGCACCGACCACTCCGCTTCCGACGAACCCGCTGGCGGGGACGAACCGCCTCGCCTGTCTCGTCTTACCGGCATCAAGGAGAACAGCAAGTTCCAGAACGCCGACGACCCGGCCGCCGGCATCAAGACGGTGGTGCGCGCGGCGAAGGAGCAGTACGGGCTCAAGTACGTCTACGTCTGGCACGCCATCACCGGCTACTGGGGCGGCGTCCGTCCGGGCGCGGCCGGGACGGAGCACTACCGCTCGAACCTGCAGTTCCCCAAGGTGTCGCCGGGCGTCATGGAGAACGAGCCCGGCATGAAGACCGACGTGCTCACCCTGCAGGGGCTCGGCCTCGTGCACCCGCGCGCTGTGTACCGCTTCTACGACGAGCTCCACGCGTacctcgccgacgccggcgtcgacggcgtCAAGGTGGACGTGCAGTGCGTCCTCGAGACGCTcggcgccggccatggcggacgCGTGCAGCTCACCAGGCAGTACCACCAGGCGCTTGACGCCTCCATCGCCAAGAACTTCCCGGAGAACGGCATCATCGCCTGCATGAGCCACAACACCGACGCCCTCTACTG CTCCAAGCAGACGGCGGTGGTGAGGGCGTCGGATGATTTCTACCCGAGGGACCCCGTCTCGCATACGATCCACATCGCCTCGGTGGCATACAACAGCGTGTTCCTCGGCGAGTTCATGCTCCCGGACTGGGATATGTTCCATTCACTTCACCGGGCCGGCGACTACCACGGCTCAGCCCGTGCGATCAGTGGCGGCCCCGTCTATGTCAG TGATGCCCCAGGGAAGCACAACTTCGAGCTGCTAAAGAAGATTGTGTTGCCAGACGGCTCCATTCTTCGCGCACGTCTGCCAGGACGGCCGACCAAGGATTGCTTGTTCACTGACCCGGCACGCGACGGCATCAG CTTGCTCAAGATCTGGAACATGAACAAGTTCACCGGCGTGCTGGGCGTGTACAACTGCCAGGGCGCGGCGTGGAGCTCCGTGGAGAAGAAGAACATCTTCCACCAGACCGGCACCGAGGCCCTGACCTGCAGCGTCAAGGGCAGCGACGTCCATCACATCTCCGAGGCATCGACGGACCCCGAGTGGAACGGTGACTGTGCCGTGTACCGCCATGCCAGTGGCGACCTTGTCGTCCTCCCGAACGGCGCGGCATTGCCCATCTCTCTGAAGGTCTTGGAGCACGACATACTCACCGTGTCACCGATCAAG GACTTGGCACCTGGCTTCAGGTTCGCCCCCATCGGGCTGGTTGACATGTTCAACAGCGGTGGCGCCGTGGAAGGCCTGACCTACCACCTCCTCGACGGCGCAAAGCTTGTCGACGGCAACGGCTCCACTTCTGGCTCCGAGGCTGTCGGATTGGTGTGCATGGAAGTGAGGGGATGTGGAAGGTTCGGTGCCTACTCCTCAGTGAGGCCAAGAAAGTGCATGATGGGTTCATCTGAACTGGAGTTCTCCTATGATTCTTCCTCCGGTCTACTGACGCTGCAGCTGGAGGACATGCCCAAGGAGAGGGTTCACAAGATTGTTGTTGAGTTGTAG